The following coding sequences are from one Candidatus Paceibacterota bacterium window:
- a CDS encoding ATP-grasp domain-containing protein produces the protein MKIAFISKKNSTQILELQKKAEERGHVFDLVDLNDILISSLNSSDAISSLGKYDLIHYQASVGHVMTPILTEWLSTKNIPVVNNRYNLLPFFEDKRYQVFRCASAGITTPRTYLSATKEFEDIDRLLGTPFILKGAVSAQGKHVFLINNKSEFDEVIEQCEKPLFQEYIPSRADYRVHRIGNDLPIIYKRCASGEDFRSNVSRGGTIEPITDTDEREKLASFARLASDAMEMEYGGIDIMKHPENEQLYFIESNRNPGWAQVNDLLGINTEDHILDFYEQKIAA, from the coding sequence ATGAAAATAGCGTTTATCTCTAAGAAAAACAGTACTCAAATTCTTGAATTACAAAAAAAGGCCGAGGAGCGTGGACATGTTTTTGATCTTGTTGATCTCAACGACATCCTCATCTCTTCACTGAATTCTTCAGACGCCATTTCCTCGCTTGGTAAATACGACCTTATTCATTATCAAGCAAGCGTCGGTCACGTTATGACCCCCATTCTTACTGAATGGTTGAGCACAAAAAACATACCTGTCGTCAATAACAGGTACAACCTCCTCCCATTTTTTGAAGATAAACGCTATCAAGTTTTCCGATGCGCATCAGCAGGTATCACCACGCCCCGAACATATCTATCGGCAACAAAAGAATTCGAAGATATAGACCGACTATTGGGCACACCATTCATTCTGAAAGGCGCCGTCAGTGCTCAAGGCAAGCATGTATTCCTGATCAATAACAAGAGCGAATTCGACGAGGTGATCGAGCAATGCGAAAAACCCCTGTTCCAAGAGTACATACCTTCTCGAGCAGATTACCGCGTTCACCGGATAGGCAACGATCTTCCTATTATTTATAAACGCTGTGCGTCAGGAGAGGATTTCCGATCAAACGTATCGCGTGGCGGAACGATCGAGCCGATAACCGACACAGACGAACGTGAAAAACTCGCATCATTTGCTCGTCTAGCCTCTGACGCGATGGAAATGGAGTATGGTGGAATCGACATAATGAAACACCCCGAAAACGAACAACTCTACTTTATAGAATCAAACCGAAATCCCGGCTGGGCACAGGTAAATGACCTGCTCGGAATAAACACCGAAGACCATATACTTGATTTCTACGAGCAAAAAATAGCTGCATAA
- the infC gene encoding translation initiation factor IF-3, with translation MPRPRKKQFKRPPPRIRTNEQIRVRELRVIGAEGENIGTISSDEALAKAKEAGLDLIEISPNAKPPVAKIMDFGKYLYDQKKKLKQQKASTQTVEVKNIQVKPATGEHDLEMKAKQASKWLKEGNRVKVELFLRGRSKYMDQKFLRSRLDRFFNLITEEFKIAQEPKKSPKGLTAILEKA, from the coding sequence TTGCCAAGACCACGAAAAAAACAATTTAAACGCCCGCCGCCACGAATTCGAACGAACGAGCAGATTCGTGTCCGTGAGTTGCGCGTTATCGGTGCTGAAGGTGAAAACATCGGCACCATCTCAAGCGACGAAGCGCTCGCCAAAGCCAAAGAAGCCGGTCTCGATCTCATCGAGATCTCCCCGAACGCCAAACCGCCGGTCGCTAAAATAATGGATTTTGGGAAGTATCTTTACGACCAGAAAAAGAAACTCAAGCAGCAGAAAGCGAGTACACAGACGGTCGAAGTGAAGAACATTCAGGTAAAGCCGGCAACAGGTGAACACGACCTGGAAATGAAGGCGAAACAAGCTTCTAAATGGCTTAAAGAAGGCAACCGCGTAAAGGTTGAGCTCTTCTTACGAGGTCGATCTAAGTACATGGATCAGAAGTTCCTTCGCAGCCGCCTGGACCGATTCTTTAACCTTATTACCGAAGAGTTCAAGATCGCTCAGGAACCAAAGAAAAGCCCGAAGGGTTTGACCGCGATCCTCGAGAAAGCGTAG
- a CDS encoding 50S ribosomal protein L35, protein MKTNNAFKSRFKVTNNKKVLTRKAGQNHFNAKESRRYQITQKKKLQDFDMSNKSKHRFLNV, encoded by the coding sequence ATGAAGACAAACAACGCATTTAAAAGTCGATTCAAGGTAACAAACAACAAGAAAGTTCTGACCCGCAAAGCCGGCCAGAACCACTTCAACGCGAAAGAATCGCGTCGTTACCAGATCACTCAGAAAAAGAAACTCCAAGACTTCGACATGTCTAACAAGTCAAAGCATCGTTTTCTAAACGTCTAA
- the rplT gene encoding 50S ribosomal protein L20, whose translation MARVKGAKHALKHRKTILKQTKGFRFGQSTKERQARQALFHAGRSAFQDRRKKKGQFRRLWNIKINAALDQIESSLSYSKFIKALKDAEIGLDRKSLAHIAEHKPESFKRIVEKVS comes from the coding sequence ATGGCCAGAGTAAAAGGAGCAAAACACGCCCTCAAACATCGCAAAACAATCCTAAAGCAAACCAAAGGATTCCGTTTTGGACAATCAACCAAAGAGCGACAGGCTCGACAGGCACTCTTCCATGCCGGCCGAAGCGCTTTTCAAGATCGACGCAAAAAGAAAGGTCAGTTTCGACGTCTTTGGAATATCAAGATCAATGCTGCACTTGATCAGATCGAGTCTTCCCTTTCCTACTCGAAATTCATAAAGGCACTTAAGGACGCCGAGATCGGACTGGACAGAAAATCACTTGCCCACATCGCAGAACACAAACCGGAAAGCTTTAAACGAATTGTTGAAAAAGTCTCCTAA
- a CDS encoding MBL fold metallo-hydrolase, producing MNQATLTFYSGVEHVTGANFLLEYGDFSVLVDCGLVQGSREADQLNREPFAYEPASVDALFVSHAHIDHIGRIPKLVRDGFRGTIYSTGITKRIVEIMYEDALGIMAYKQKDDGTAPLYEKNDVARALSQWQDLRYHEPHLLADGLSVQFKDAGHIIGSALVEFTLEGKTGQKKLVFADDLGNSPSPLLRDAEKIPGTNYLVMDSVYGDRQHESASERDEKFRRIVKESIERGGTLVIPAFSLARTQIVLHELNHMIGENIIPSVRVFLDSPLAIKLTEIYRSIVKPYNDEIQGDIADGDDAFSFPNLKMTERVPESKAIEDAPNPKIIIAGSGMSTGGRVLHHELDYLPDPNSTLLLVGYQAAGTLGRQIEEGAKEVEIFDQRIPVRARIEKIGGYSSHADQDQLLDFVDSAAETLETVFLAMGEPKSSSVLAQRINDEIGVKAICPQQGKKYTLDL from the coding sequence ATGAACCAGGCGACACTGACATTCTATAGCGGCGTTGAGCATGTTACTGGCGCTAACTTTTTGCTTGAGTATGGAGATTTTAGTGTGCTTGTTGATTGTGGGCTTGTTCAAGGTAGCAGAGAAGCGGACCAGCTCAATCGCGAGCCGTTTGCGTATGAGCCGGCATCTGTTGACGCGCTGTTCGTCAGCCATGCTCACATCGATCACATCGGGCGCATTCCAAAGCTTGTACGGGATGGCTTTCGTGGCACTATCTACTCAACCGGGATCACGAAACGTATTGTTGAGATAATGTACGAGGACGCGCTCGGTATTATGGCGTATAAGCAAAAGGACGACGGCACGGCGCCTCTGTATGAGAAAAATGACGTGGCTCGCGCTCTCTCCCAGTGGCAGGATCTTAGGTATCACGAGCCACATTTACTTGCAGATGGCTTGTCTGTTCAATTCAAGGACGCCGGGCATATTATTGGCTCGGCTCTTGTTGAGTTTACGCTTGAGGGTAAGACAGGGCAGAAGAAGCTAGTGTTTGCCGACGATCTCGGTAATTCCCCGTCTCCGCTTTTGAGAGATGCTGAAAAGATTCCCGGTACCAATTACTTGGTTATGGACAGTGTGTATGGCGATCGGCAACATGAGTCGGCGAGTGAGAGGGATGAGAAGTTCCGCCGGATCGTTAAAGAAAGTATAGAACGGGGTGGAACGTTGGTTATACCGGCGTTCTCGCTCGCGCGTACTCAGATCGTTTTGCATGAGCTAAATCACATGATCGGTGAAAACATAATTCCGTCAGTACGAGTATTTCTTGACTCTCCGTTGGCGATCAAGTTGACTGAGATCTATCGTAGTATCGTGAAGCCCTATAATGATGAGATACAAGGTGATATTGCTGACGGCGATGATGCGTTCTCGTTTCCAAATCTTAAGATGACCGAACGGGTCCCTGAATCAAAAGCCATAGAGGATGCACCGAACCCAAAGATAATTATCGCAGGCTCAGGTATGTCGACCGGCGGACGCGTGCTCCACCACGAGCTTGACTACCTGCCGGATCCGAACAGTACGCTGCTTCTGGTCGGGTACCAAGCTGCCGGTACGCTTGGTCGGCAGATCGAAGAAGGGGCGAAAGAGGTTGAGATATTCGATCAGCGAATTCCTGTTCGAGCAAGAATAGAGAAGATCGGCGGCTACTCATCACATGCTGACCAGGACCAGTTGCTGGACTTTGTTGATTCAGCAGCCGAAACGCTCGAAACGGTTTTTCTGGCAATGGGAGAGCCAAAATCCTCAAGCGTACTTGCTCAACGTATCAACGACGAGATCGGTGTAAAAGCGATCTGCCCGCAGCAGGGGAAGAAGTACACGCTTGATCTTTAG
- a CDS encoding nucleoside-diphosphate kinase: MAHHKDERTFVIIKPDGIQRSLVGEVIKRFERVGLKIIGLKFTLADEKKLLEHYNKDDAWFTEKGERIVEDRKKAGLPIEEEAIEYGRNIIKVLINYMTSGPVVMLALQGNQAAAVVKKLVGETEPATSDVGTIRGDFTVDSYAICSSDDRAVRNLIHCSDSPEEAEREIEHWFSKDELVSYRLIQEEILYDVNLDGILE, from the coding sequence ATGGCTCATCACAAAGATGAACGAACATTCGTTATTATAAAACCAGACGGTATTCAGCGCTCACTCGTCGGAGAAGTGATCAAGCGGTTTGAGCGCGTTGGGCTGAAGATTATCGGACTCAAGTTTACCTTGGCTGACGAAAAGAAGCTTCTCGAGCACTATAACAAAGATGATGCGTGGTTTACTGAAAAAGGTGAACGGATCGTTGAAGATAGAAAAAAGGCCGGACTGCCGATCGAGGAGGAGGCGATCGAGTACGGGCGAAATATTATCAAGGTTCTTATTAATTACATGACCTCAGGTCCGGTTGTTATGTTGGCGCTCCAGGGCAATCAAGCAGCTGCAGTGGTTAAGAAGTTGGTGGGAGAGACTGAGCCGGCTACATCTGACGTGGGTACCATTCGCGGAGATTTTACGGTAGATTCGTATGCTATTTGCTCATCAGATGATCGAGCAGTACGTAATCTTATTCATTGCTCGGATTCACCGGAGGAGGCAGAGCGAGAAATCGAGCACTGGTTCTCTAAGGATGAATTGGTAAGCTACCGACTTATTCAAGAAGAGATACTCTACGATGTGAACCTTGATGGCATTCTCGAATAG